A genome region from Frankineae bacterium MT45 includes the following:
- a CDS encoding two-component system, OmpR family, response regulator gives MTLTPPPLQGLHGDALRALVVEDEPNLADVLVRMLAFEGWQTAKAGDGGTALRVARDFKPDVVVLDVMLPDISGFDVLRRLREENPTVSVLFLTAKDSLEDRIAGITAGGDDYVTKPFSFQEVSARLRGLVRRAGLTRADSGGGLRVGDLTMDEDAREVRRGGSVIELTATEFELLRLLMRNPRVVLSKAQILDRVWSYDFGGGGHVVELYISYLRRKIDLGRESMIHTVRGVGYVLKPATDGGAET, from the coding sequence GTGACACTCACACCGCCACCACTGCAGGGACTGCACGGAGATGCCCTGCGTGCACTAGTCGTCGAGGACGAGCCGAACCTGGCCGACGTGCTGGTGCGGATGCTGGCGTTCGAGGGCTGGCAGACGGCGAAGGCTGGCGACGGCGGCACCGCGCTGCGCGTGGCCCGCGACTTCAAGCCGGACGTGGTGGTCCTCGATGTGATGCTCCCGGACATCAGCGGCTTCGACGTGCTGCGGCGATTGCGCGAGGAGAACCCGACGGTGAGCGTGCTCTTCCTGACGGCCAAGGATTCGCTGGAGGACCGGATCGCCGGCATCACCGCCGGTGGCGATGACTACGTCACCAAACCCTTCAGCTTTCAGGAGGTGTCGGCCCGGCTGCGCGGGCTGGTGCGCCGGGCCGGGCTCACCCGGGCCGACAGCGGCGGCGGCCTTCGCGTCGGCGATCTGACCATGGACGAGGACGCCCGCGAGGTGCGCCGCGGCGGCAGCGTCATCGAACTGACGGCGACGGAGTTCGAACTGCTGCGCCTGCTGATGCGCAACCCCCGGGTGGTGCTCTCCAAGGCCCAGATCCTCGACCGGGTCTGGAGTTACGACTTCGGTGGCGGAGGTCACGTCGTCGAGCTCTACATCAGCTATCTGCGGCGCAAGATCGATCTGGGGCGCGAGTCGATGATCCACACGGTGCGCGGGGTCGGCTACGTCCTCAAGCCCGCCACGGACGGCGGCGCTGAGACGTGA
- a CDS encoding ATP-binding cassette, subfamily C, CydCD, translating into MSRPVDPRLLAAVPATRRLLLQVAVLQLVAATATVAQTLLLSDVIVRVFQGSDQYAQVLQPLLLLLGAGLLRAASAVAQERVAGHASVTIRRRLRQILLTSVVRLGPDWSQQQAAGRLVTAAGAGLESLDGYLTRALPALVSAATVPVIIGVCIAWADWQSALILLVTLPLVPIFMILVGVSTRRRMQQQYATLARLCGHFLDLLQGLTTLKVYGQAGRQSQNVHRGTELYRRQTMSTLRVAFLSGLVLDLIATLSLAVIAVDVGLRLDHGSLQLGTALVVLLLAPELFAPLRALGAQYHASEEGQVAASAALEIIDAADEASPESGDSPVTGEPVRLVGGVEVQDLVVRHEGRSEAALAGVSLDARAGEVLVVEGVSGGGKSTLLGVLTAFRRADGGAVRVQTSDGWRALHDLDPLEWRENIAWVPQRPCPTQPDVAAEVALGDPQAGAAAIAQAIADCRAPAADTPLGEDGAQISAGQRRRVALARALLRARRVRADGGVPLLLLDEPSEDLDTTTEGVVAALIGELAGWATVVVVTHSEALARLADQRITLSQGRVVDQRQIESPQVMANRGLQSCLVSAHHEPNPPVTSPPEYSPLIDPGPEPAGHAGYGLLQIVRGSAARWRLLQAALLGAGSGLAGLALTATSMWLICRASQQPNVQALEVAVVGVRAFALARALLRYAERLASHDGALRLLADVRARVFESLQPLAPAGLRDLRRGDLLRRFIGDVDGVQEGLVRAVIPMAGAVLTAAGAATLAALLDPAAGLVLAALLLLALLVGPTVAYRVSADARPLSRSIARRDTQLGALLDGIGELTAYGAADRALNQLGELDADVARRSGQPIRAAAGGTGVVGVCSAVALPAVLAVAAVSTSHGRLDPIAFGVLAVCVLAGFDAVAGAVSAVGQWRGCLAGLDRVTELLARPAPVAEPIHASLAPAGGAGMHAGQLTLCPAPGAASLLDGVELSIRPGTRTAIIGPSGSGKSTLLTAALRLLPIQGGELSMEGADTDGVGARCRIELAAMRSDDVPPVIAGSLQGDHVFDATLRDNLRVVRPQATDDELDLVAERAGLSEFIAGLPQGWSTPAGADGAFLSGGQRQRLLLARAFLAAPQILILDEPTAHLDRETEEAVLQDLLLGSRGETLLMSTHRALRPHQVDQVLAITDRQLQDVTAAAVTAPGEAADVSFSLHEQEVQLR; encoded by the coding sequence GTGAGCCGACCGGTCGACCCCCGGCTCCTCGCGGCGGTGCCGGCGACGCGTCGGCTACTGCTGCAGGTGGCGGTGCTGCAGCTGGTCGCGGCCACGGCTACGGTTGCGCAGACACTACTGCTCAGTGACGTGATCGTCCGGGTTTTCCAGGGATCGGACCAGTACGCGCAGGTGCTGCAGCCGCTGCTCCTGCTCCTCGGTGCCGGCCTGCTGCGGGCCGCGTCGGCGGTGGCGCAGGAGCGCGTCGCTGGGCACGCCTCGGTCACGATCCGCCGTAGATTGCGGCAGATACTCCTCACCTCGGTGGTCCGCCTGGGCCCTGACTGGTCGCAGCAGCAGGCCGCCGGCCGGCTGGTCACCGCCGCCGGAGCCGGGCTGGAGTCGTTGGACGGCTACCTGACCCGGGCCCTGCCGGCCCTGGTCTCGGCCGCCACCGTCCCCGTCATCATCGGCGTCTGCATCGCCTGGGCCGACTGGCAGAGCGCCCTCATTCTTCTGGTGACTCTGCCCCTGGTGCCGATCTTCATGATCCTCGTCGGGGTGAGCACGAGACGGCGCATGCAGCAGCAGTACGCCACCCTGGCCCGTCTCTGCGGTCACTTCCTGGACCTGCTGCAGGGACTCACCACACTGAAGGTGTACGGGCAGGCGGGGCGGCAGTCGCAGAACGTGCATCGGGGCACCGAGCTCTACCGCCGCCAGACGATGAGCACGCTGCGGGTGGCCTTCCTCTCCGGGCTCGTTCTCGACCTGATCGCGACCCTCTCGCTCGCCGTCATCGCAGTCGACGTCGGGCTGCGGCTTGATCACGGCAGCCTCCAGCTCGGCACCGCGCTGGTTGTGCTGCTGCTGGCGCCGGAGCTCTTCGCCCCGCTGCGTGCCCTCGGCGCTCAGTACCACGCCAGCGAGGAGGGGCAGGTCGCGGCGTCGGCGGCGTTGGAGATCATCGACGCGGCCGACGAAGCCTCGCCGGAGTCTGGCGATTCCCCCGTGACCGGGGAGCCGGTTCGGCTCGTCGGGGGAGTGGAGGTACAGGACCTAGTCGTCCGTCACGAGGGGCGTAGCGAGGCCGCCCTGGCCGGGGTGAGCCTAGACGCGAGGGCCGGTGAGGTTCTGGTCGTCGAGGGGGTAAGCGGAGGTGGGAAGTCGACCCTGCTGGGCGTGCTCACCGCCTTCCGCCGCGCCGACGGTGGGGCCGTGCGGGTGCAGACCAGCGACGGCTGGCGAGCACTTCACGACCTCGATCCGCTGGAATGGCGGGAGAATATCGCCTGGGTGCCGCAGCGACCCTGCCCCACGCAGCCAGATGTGGCGGCCGAGGTCGCACTGGGTGATCCGCAGGCCGGCGCCGCGGCCATCGCGCAGGCGATCGCCGACTGCCGGGCTCCCGCGGCCGATACGCCGCTCGGCGAGGATGGCGCTCAGATCTCGGCCGGGCAGCGGCGCCGGGTCGCGCTGGCCCGCGCGTTGCTGCGGGCGCGGCGCGTCCGGGCCGACGGCGGGGTGCCGCTGCTGCTCCTAGACGAGCCGAGTGAGGACCTCGACACGACCACCGAAGGAGTCGTGGCGGCCCTGATCGGTGAGCTCGCCGGCTGGGCCACCGTCGTCGTGGTGACGCACAGCGAGGCGCTAGCCCGGCTGGCCGATCAGCGGATCACCTTGAGTCAGGGCCGAGTCGTCGATCAGCGGCAGATCGAGTCGCCTCAGGTGATGGCGAACCGGGGGTTACAGAGTTGCCTTGTATCCGCCCACCATGAACCGAACCCACCGGTGACGTCGCCACCGGAGTACTCGCCCCTCATCGACCCCGGGCCGGAGCCGGCCGGACACGCCGGATATGGGCTGCTGCAAATAGTTCGGGGTAGTGCGGCCCGGTGGCGGCTGCTGCAGGCGGCACTGCTCGGCGCGGGCTCGGGGCTGGCCGGCCTGGCTCTGACCGCCACCTCGATGTGGCTGATCTGCCGGGCCTCGCAGCAGCCGAACGTGCAGGCGCTGGAGGTGGCCGTGGTGGGGGTCCGCGCCTTCGCGCTGGCCAGGGCGCTGCTCCGCTACGCCGAGCGGCTGGCCAGCCACGACGGTGCGCTGCGCCTGCTCGCCGACGTCCGGGCTCGGGTCTTCGAGTCGCTGCAGCCGCTGGCCCCGGCCGGGCTCCGCGACCTGCGTCGAGGGGACCTGCTGCGCCGATTCATCGGCGACGTCGACGGTGTGCAGGAGGGACTGGTGCGGGCGGTGATCCCGATGGCCGGGGCGGTGCTTACCGCGGCCGGTGCGGCGACCCTGGCTGCGCTCCTCGACCCGGCCGCCGGTCTGGTGCTGGCCGCTCTGCTCCTGCTCGCGCTGCTGGTCGGACCGACGGTCGCCTACCGGGTCAGCGCCGATGCCCGTCCGCTGAGCAGATCCATCGCCCGACGGGACACCCAACTCGGTGCCCTCCTGGACGGAATCGGGGAGCTCACCGCCTACGGGGCAGCCGACCGCGCGCTGAACCAACTCGGCGAACTGGATGCCGATGTGGCCCGCCGCAGCGGGCAGCCGATCCGGGCCGCCGCGGGCGGGACCGGGGTGGTCGGGGTCTGCTCCGCGGTCGCCCTTCCGGCCGTCCTCGCCGTGGCAGCGGTCTCGACGTCGCACGGCCGCCTCGACCCGATCGCCTTCGGGGTGCTGGCCGTCTGCGTGCTGGCCGGGTTCGATGCGGTGGCCGGGGCGGTCTCGGCCGTCGGGCAGTGGCGCGGCTGCCTGGCCGGGCTTGATCGGGTCACCGAACTGCTGGCCCGGCCGGCCCCGGTTGCCGAGCCGATCCACGCCAGCCTCGCCCCGGCGGGTGGGGCGGGCATGCACGCCGGGCAGCTGACGCTCTGTCCGGCACCGGGAGCGGCCAGTCTGCTCGACGGCGTCGAACTCAGCATCCGCCCCGGCACTCGCACCGCGATCATCGGACCGAGCGGAAGCGGCAAGAGCACGCTACTCACCGCCGCGCTGCGGTTGCTGCCGATCCAGGGCGGCGAGTTGAGTATGGAGGGAGCAGACACCGACGGGGTCGGCGCTCGGTGCCGGATCGAGCTCGCCGCGATGCGCTCGGACGACGTCCCCCCGGTGATCGCCGGTTCCCTGCAGGGTGATCACGTCTTCGACGCCACCCTGCGCGACAACCTGCGAGTGGTACGTCCGCAGGCCACCGACGACGAACTGGATCTGGTCGCCGAGCGGGCGGGCCTGAGCGAGTTCATCGCCGGCCTGCCGCAGGGCTGGTCCACGCCGGCCGGGGCCGACGGTGCCTTCCTCTCCGGCGGCCAGCGCCAGCGGCTGCTGCTGGCCCGGGCCTTCCTGGCCGCACCCCAGATCCTCATCCTGGACGAGCCGACCGCCCATCTGGACCGCGAGACCGAGGAGGCGGTGCTGCAGGACCTGCTCCTGGGCAGCCGTGGCGAGACGCTCTTGATGAGTACCCACCGGGCGCTGCGCCCGCATCAGGTGGATCAGGTGCTGGCCATCACCGATCGGCAATTGCAGGACGTCACGGCGGCTGCCGTGACGGCGCCTGGGGAGGCGGCGGACGTATCATTCTCTCTTCATGAGCAGGAAGTTCAGCTTCGCTGA
- a CDS encoding cytochrome bd-I ubiquinol oxidase subunit 1 apoprotein: protein MNALILARWQFASVTIFHFLIVPLSIGLTGLVATMQTLAYRNRGKPAGDVWDRAARFWGRIMLVLFALGVVTGIVQEFQFGMNWSAYSRFVGDIFGAPLAMEGLIAFFLESTFLGLWIFGRDLLSPRLHLATIWLAAAGTVISAYFILAANSFMQHPVGLVYNTERNRLELTSIWRVLTNSTQLVTFPHTVLAAFMTASALLLSVSAYHLRHSGEAADPVHRRVAGLSLGVLLVSVVGVSLVGHVQGQIMTDQQPMKMAAAEALWHTEDHAPFSLFAYGDVSEGRNKVDIVIPDGLSILAKNRPDATVQGVTDVQAAEAAKYGPGNYIPVVWLAYWSFRLMIGFGVLAGLIGLLVVVQWRRGKLTESKRVLRIATWTVVLPLLANSFGWLFTETARQPWLVYGLLKTKDGVSTTVSSGFVFTSLVLFTALYGVLGVICFYLVRRIARHGPDAADGPSEVADDSVLSLV, encoded by the coding sequence TTGAACGCATTGATATTGGCGCGTTGGCAGTTCGCCTCCGTCACCATCTTCCACTTCCTGATCGTCCCGCTCTCGATTGGCCTTACCGGGCTGGTCGCGACCATGCAGACACTCGCCTACCGCAATCGGGGCAAGCCGGCCGGCGACGTATGGGATCGGGCCGCCCGGTTCTGGGGGCGGATCATGCTGGTTCTCTTCGCCCTCGGCGTCGTCACCGGCATCGTCCAGGAGTTCCAGTTCGGGATGAACTGGTCGGCGTACTCGCGATTCGTCGGCGACATCTTCGGGGCCCCGCTCGCGATGGAGGGGCTGATCGCCTTCTTCCTCGAATCGACCTTCCTCGGACTCTGGATCTTCGGGCGTGACCTGCTCAGTCCACGGCTGCATCTGGCGACGATCTGGCTGGCCGCCGCCGGCACCGTCATCAGTGCCTACTTCATCCTGGCCGCGAACAGCTTCATGCAGCACCCGGTCGGCCTGGTCTACAACACCGAACGCAATCGTCTGGAGCTGACATCCATCTGGCGGGTCCTCACCAACTCGACGCAGTTGGTGACCTTCCCGCATACCGTGCTGGCCGCCTTCATGACCGCATCGGCGCTGCTGCTGTCGGTGAGCGCTTACCACTTGCGCCACAGCGGCGAGGCCGCTGACCCAGTACATCGCCGGGTGGCCGGTCTCTCCTTGGGCGTTCTGCTGGTGTCGGTCGTCGGGGTGAGCCTGGTCGGGCACGTGCAGGGGCAGATCATGACCGATCAGCAACCGATGAAGATGGCGGCGGCCGAGGCGCTCTGGCACACCGAAGACCACGCGCCGTTCAGCCTCTTCGCCTACGGAGACGTCTCGGAGGGGCGCAACAAGGTCGACATCGTCATCCCGGACGGCCTCTCCATCCTGGCCAAGAACCGCCCGGACGCCACCGTGCAGGGCGTCACCGATGTGCAGGCGGCCGAGGCGGCCAAGTACGGCCCCGGCAACTACATCCCGGTGGTCTGGCTGGCCTACTGGAGTTTCCGGTTGATGATCGGGTTCGGGGTACTAGCCGGGCTCATCGGCTTGCTGGTGGTGGTGCAGTGGCGCCGGGGAAAGCTGACCGAGAGCAAGCGGGTGCTGCGAATCGCCACCTGGACCGTCGTACTGCCGCTGCTGGCCAACAGCTTCGGCTGGCTCTTCACCGAGACGGCCCGGCAACCCTGGCTGGTCTACGGGCTGCTCAAGACCAAGGACGGGGTGAGTACGACCGTGAGCAGCGGATTCGTCTTCACCTCGCTGGTGCTCTTCACCGCTCTCTACGGTGTTCTCGGTGTCATCTGCTTCTACCTGGTCCGGCGCATCGCCCGACATGGTCCGGATGCGGCCGACGGACCGAGCGAGGTCGCCGACGACTCCGTACTGAGTCTGGTCTGA
- a CDS encoding cytochrome d ubiquinol oxidase subunit II: MQAFWFGVIAVLWAGFFMLEGFDFGVGMLLPIVAGNETERKVALRSIGPVWDGNEVWLLVAGGATFAAFPEWYASVFSGFYLAFMLLLIGLILRGIGLEYRGKAHTQTGRNWCDFAIIAGSILPALLLGVAFANFIRGVKLNSAHEMTGGFFELLSPYALLGGVFTLLLFAYHGALFLSLRTTGEVHDVARATARPLLIPVVVVAAAFVVWSTAIRGTALSFIVGAVIVVAVIASGAVINQGREGLAFLLNSVATALIPIWTFTSIWPNVLPARNVAAFSLTVHNASSTPYTLRVMTVVALIFTPLVLVYQAWSYWVFRARVTGADVAGDGYGGGGVNAAVGGVVAKARQSARTTLGLGADGSAEESGHDTAGDGRDGGVGPALPAQP, from the coding sequence ATGCAGGCATTCTGGTTTGGCGTCATCGCCGTCCTCTGGGCCGGATTCTTCATGCTCGAGGGCTTTGACTTCGGCGTCGGCATGCTCCTGCCGATCGTCGCCGGCAACGAGACGGAACGGAAGGTCGCGCTGCGCTCCATCGGCCCGGTCTGGGACGGCAACGAGGTCTGGCTGCTGGTGGCCGGTGGTGCGACATTCGCCGCGTTTCCCGAGTGGTACGCCAGCGTCTTCTCCGGCTTCTACCTGGCCTTCATGCTGCTGCTGATCGGTCTCATCCTGCGTGGCATCGGGTTGGAGTACCGCGGAAAGGCCCACACCCAGACCGGACGGAATTGGTGCGACTTCGCAATCATCGCCGGCTCCATCCTGCCGGCGCTGCTGCTCGGCGTTGCCTTCGCCAACTTCATCCGCGGGGTCAAGCTCAACTCAGCCCACGAGATGACGGGCGGCTTCTTCGAACTCCTCAGCCCCTACGCCCTCCTCGGTGGCGTCTTCACGCTGCTGCTGTTCGCGTACCACGGCGCGCTCTTCCTCTCGCTGCGCACGACCGGCGAGGTCCACGACGTGGCCCGTGCGACCGCGCGGCCCCTGCTGATTCCGGTGGTCGTCGTCGCCGCGGCCTTCGTCGTCTGGAGCACGGCGATCCGCGGTACAGCGCTGAGCTTCATCGTCGGTGCCGTCATCGTGGTGGCCGTCATCGCCTCCGGTGCGGTCATCAACCAGGGGCGGGAGGGGTTGGCTTTCCTGCTCAACTCAGTGGCGACGGCGCTGATCCCGATCTGGACCTTCACGTCGATCTGGCCCAATGTGCTGCCGGCTCGCAACGTCGCGGCCTTCTCGCTGACGGTGCACAACGCCAGTTCGACCCCGTACACCCTGCGCGTGATGACGGTGGTCGCGCTGATCTTCACCCCGTTGGTGCTCGTCTATCAGGCTTGGAGTTACTGGGTGTTCCGGGCGCGGGTCACCGGCGCGGACGTCGCCGGTGACGGCTACGGCGGTGGCGGTGTCAACGCGGCGGTGGGCGGGGTGGTCGCGAAGGCGCGGCAGTCCGCACGGACGACACTTGGCCTCGGGGCCGACGGTTCGGCCGAGGAGAGCGGCCACGATACGGCCGGTGACGGGCGAGACGGAGGGGTCGGCCCGGCGCTCCCCGCGCAACCGTGA
- a CDS encoding Nitroimidazol reductase NimA, pyridoxamine 5'-phosphate oxidase superfamily: MSASASATAHDLAFNECWDRLRSTPVGRLALQADRLEIFPINYVVDGGTIVFRTALGTKLSAIEQNAEVAFEADGWSSAPDEPVWSVVVHGQAHHLARYQLLETTDLPLFPWRSGAKEHFVRITPVEITGRQFVRVPPQSWPDPLVRTVHTSDD, translated from the coding sequence ATGTCCGCGTCAGCATCGGCGACGGCCCATGACCTGGCGTTCAACGAATGCTGGGACCGGCTGCGCAGCACCCCGGTCGGCCGGCTGGCTCTCCAGGCCGATCGGCTGGAGATCTTCCCGATCAACTATGTCGTGGATGGCGGCACCATCGTCTTCCGCACTGCTCTCGGCACGAAACTCTCGGCGATCGAGCAGAACGCCGAGGTCGCCTTCGAGGCCGACGGCTGGTCGAGCGCGCCGGATGAGCCGGTCTGGAGCGTCGTGGTGCACGGTCAGGCGCATCACCTGGCCCGGTATCAGCTGCTGGAGACGACCGATCTGCCCTTGTTTCCATGGCGAAGTGGGGCCAAGGAGCACTTCGTCCGGATCACCCCGGTCGAGATCACCGGTCGCCAGTTCGTCCGGGTTCCGCCGCAGTCCTGGCCGGATCCGCTGGTGCGCACCGTCCACACGTCCGACGACTGA
- a CDS encoding Nitroreductase family protein: MTGLQTSVDRSLHRAAERARLAPSVHNSQPWRLRVGPDSLELWADHSRQVPVLDPTGRQLMISCGCALFNARAALAADGYRSEVQRFPDPTQPNLLARLQFTTEASVSVAESPLAILDRSSELRRTNRRQFADEQVPNEVLFGLVAAAAAEGAQLFLITDPEHRFAVADLSQQADAEQNANPAYRAEMREWTTDDPHRRDGVPAAAVPHVTGNAQDDIPIRDFDTHGRGELPTETRSRMRQSLLLLGTATDDPQAWLAAGEALERVWLEATRQGYATGPLTQIVELPRTRMMLRRELNLAMYPLVLMRIGRAPTTPATPRRALSDLLLTR, encoded by the coding sequence ATGACAGGCTTGCAGACCTCGGTGGACCGGTCGCTGCACCGCGCGGCGGAGCGCGCCCGGCTCGCGCCGTCGGTTCACAACAGCCAGCCCTGGCGGCTACGGGTCGGCCCCGACTCGCTCGAACTCTGGGCCGATCACAGCCGACAGGTGCCCGTCCTCGACCCCACCGGCCGCCAGTTGATGATCAGCTGCGGCTGCGCCCTCTTCAACGCCCGGGCCGCACTGGCCGCGGACGGCTACCGGAGCGAGGTGCAGCGATTCCCAGACCCCACGCAGCCGAACCTGCTGGCCCGGCTCCAATTCACCACCGAGGCGTCGGTCTCCGTCGCTGAATCGCCGCTGGCCATCCTCGACCGGTCGAGCGAGCTGCGGCGGACGAACCGCCGCCAATTCGCCGACGAGCAGGTTCCGAACGAGGTTCTCTTCGGGCTCGTCGCCGCCGCGGCGGCCGAGGGCGCGCAGCTCTTCCTCATCACCGACCCCGAGCACCGTTTCGCCGTCGCCGACCTCAGCCAGCAGGCCGACGCCGAGCAGAACGCCAATCCGGCGTACCGGGCCGAGATGCGCGAATGGACCACCGACGACCCACACCGCCGGGACGGGGTGCCGGCCGCTGCGGTCCCGCACGTGACGGGAAACGCCCAGGACGATATTCCGATCCGCGACTTCGATACCCACGGACGCGGTGAACTTCCGACCGAAACACGTTCGCGGATGCGCCAGAGTCTGCTGCTGCTCGGAACTGCGACCGACGATCCGCAGGCCTGGCTGGCCGCCGGTGAGGCGTTGGAGCGGGTCTGGCTTGAGGCGACCCGGCAGGGGTACGCGACGGGACCGCTGACCCAGATCGTCGAGTTGCCGCGCACGCGCATGATGCTGCGGCGCGAACTGAATCTCGCCATGTACCCGCTGGTGCTAATGCGCATCGGGCGGGCGCCGACTACCCCGGCCACACCCCGACGGGCCCTGAGCGACCTGCTGCTGACCCGGTGA
- a CDS encoding Histidine kinase → MTQSGATPSPTPPSEQSDPRPGLDKFADGPRLELDELLVQLTDRAQDVLATQGRLRALLRANAAVASDLSLRVVLNRIVEAARELIGAQYAALGVLGPDGKLEEFVHIGLDEALVEQIGALPVGRGVLGLLISDPQPIRLTDIAEHPSSVGFPPQHPPMRAFLGVPVRIRSVVFGNLYLTEPRGRAQFSAEDEELAAALAATAGVAIDNARLYAESEQRRVWLATGAELTRRLLAAAPPELGRLVVESAVQAAGADFAYLARLDAAPTPQTALGETVVAGDVALGDANTPSLTALTEQVARTREAVLATDARNAWEFAADLDLGPLVAVPLLAQEKVLGTLTVARVIGRRPFTDLDLDLIAGFANQAALALELAQARADQQELLRLEDHDRIARDLHDHVIQELFALGMGLEGMAPRARNAEDAARLNAYMQTVDSTIRRIRATIFQLQPAQHGQQSVQARLVAAINDATASLPFTTEIQFSGPLDIVVDEALADDLVAVAREALTNCVRHAAATAIQAHFMLADGAVTVRIVDNGRGFGEPTRSSGLANLRARAVAHGGTLLLESPASGGAALTWTAHL, encoded by the coding sequence GTGACGCAGAGCGGGGCGACACCCTCACCGACGCCGCCGTCAGAGCAGAGCGATCCGCGGCCGGGTCTCGATAAGTTCGCCGACGGGCCACGCCTGGAACTCGACGAACTGCTCGTCCAGCTGACCGACCGGGCCCAGGACGTACTGGCCACCCAAGGACGTCTGCGCGCACTGCTGCGGGCCAACGCCGCGGTCGCCTCGGATCTGAGCCTGCGGGTGGTGCTGAACCGCATCGTCGAGGCGGCGCGTGAGCTCATCGGTGCCCAGTACGCGGCGCTGGGCGTGCTCGGACCGGACGGAAAACTCGAAGAGTTCGTCCACATCGGGCTGGACGAGGCGCTCGTCGAACAGATCGGCGCCCTGCCGGTCGGGCGGGGCGTGCTCGGGCTGCTCATCTCCGACCCGCAGCCCATCCGGTTGACCGATATCGCCGAGCACCCGTCGTCGGTCGGCTTCCCGCCGCAGCATCCGCCGATGCGGGCCTTCCTCGGCGTGCCGGTACGGATTCGCAGCGTCGTCTTCGGCAACCTCTATCTGACCGAACCGCGAGGCCGCGCCCAGTTCAGCGCCGAGGATGAGGAGCTGGCGGCTGCACTGGCCGCTACGGCCGGGGTGGCAATCGACAACGCGCGCCTCTATGCCGAGTCCGAGCAGCGCCGGGTCTGGCTGGCCACCGGCGCTGAGCTGACGCGCCGCCTGCTCGCCGCCGCGCCACCGGAACTCGGTCGGTTGGTCGTCGAGAGTGCCGTCCAGGCGGCCGGTGCCGACTTCGCATACCTGGCCCGTCTGGATGCAGCACCTACACCGCAGACTGCGCTGGGCGAGACCGTCGTGGCCGGCGATGTGGCATTGGGTGACGCGAATACCCCCAGCCTCACTGCCCTGACGGAGCAGGTCGCCCGCACGCGCGAGGCGGTGCTGGCCACCGACGCCCGGAATGCCTGGGAATTTGCGGCTGATCTCGACCTGGGCCCGCTCGTCGCCGTGCCGCTGCTCGCGCAGGAGAAGGTGCTCGGGACGCTCACCGTCGCCCGCGTCATCGGGCGTCGCCCCTTCACCGACCTCGACCTCGATCTCATCGCCGGCTTCGCCAACCAGGCTGCGCTCGCCCTCGAGCTGGCCCAGGCCCGGGCCGATCAGCAGGAGCTGCTCCGGCTGGAGGATCACGACCGGATCGCCCGCGACCTGCATGATCACGTCATTCAGGAACTCTTCGCACTCGGGATGGGGTTGGAGGGGATGGCGCCGCGGGCCCGGAACGCTGAGGATGCGGCGCGTCTGAACGCGTACATGCAGACGGTCGACTCCACGATCCGCCGGATCCGGGCCACCATCTTCCAGCTGCAGCCGGCCCAGCACGGGCAGCAGAGCGTCCAGGCCCGGCTGGTGGCGGCGATCAACGATGCGACCGCGTCGCTCCCGTTCACCACCGAGATCCAGTTCTCCGGTCCGCTGGACATCGTCGTCGACGAGGCGCTGGCCGACGACCTGGTGGCGGTGGCCCGGGAGGCGCTCACCAACTGCGTGCGGCACGCCGCAGCGACGGCGATCCAGGCCCATTTCATGCTGGCCGACGGGGCAGTCACGGTGCGGATCGTGGACAACGGCCGTGGTTTCGGGGAACCGACGCGCAGCAGTGGGCTGGCCAACCTGCGCGCGCGGGCGGTGGCCCACGGTGGCACGCTGCTGCTGGAGTCCCCGGCCTCCGGCGGCGCGGCGCTGACCTGGACCGCCCACCTGTAA